In Danio rerio strain Tuebingen ecotype United States chromosome 9, GRCz12tu, whole genome shotgun sequence, the genomic window cctaacatcgattaaaaaaaatttttagtaggcctaggctactataataaagaaaatctctaaatgtagaactaaatacactgatatgcattgaaatacatgatgaatgctcttgacacatgaaagtgtaaagcttgCAGCTTATGTGGAAAGTaatttgtgcatcatatttaacCAACCGTTTATTGctaattttatgtcattttgctcacatggaaaATTGAATATCaattagatgatgtcattacgcagctgtgccgtcagccaatcattgcattctTGATCATGATTTCGtgaatcgatagatctgtccttcagaACACACGCAGCGTTCTCATctgttcatccagacattttaatctgatttgcgaacttgtttgaagaaccaaattagccagagatcagttatcaagatgaacagatccaggatctgccaaatcttcttagatcatttaagagaggtacgaagaatggaccccaggacccagtttttcaaaagtaatccactgggATTTTGCATAAGGGATTGgattaaatcttgaaaatgggtttttcaaaagaaaaaacggattaccttatcagattagatcacgtaatccaatcttggttttgatctggatcaaacctttactttgggtttttcagaccttttttgtagcatctggatcactttgatctaaaaaacctggattaaactgatcccatcagaagggtggatttagcgtggatttcatgcccaaaatgtaacgaaaacttaaaaaatgtattaaataatactatttttggatcatgcagtatcttacgagatatactatttattcataaggttttaactttatttgttcatctgtcaggctttAGTGAGTATAGGCTTTAATGAATTTaggctttcagtataggcctacagcaaagtagaaatagcttgacctcataaaataatcccccaaacagctgtcaaaattgaccaaaaacaattaattttattctgtcaataatttatatatatatatatatatatatatatatatatatttagtgatgcatgcaatgattacagaataacaaattgcaaagaaaaaaaaattgcaaagaatggcaattGCTGATTTTTGATATCACtatcaacaattgcaaaaacagACTGAAAGAGCAGAAGTACAGCTTCgtctggcagagaaacaactgGCTCTGACCAAAATGCAGCAAACAAAGGCCAATGACTTGAGATTCGCCTCCTAAAGGCTTtgctcagacaagctggtctctccacatcagatgaggaagtctgaaactattgtggagtttttgacatcgtctttttttttaaatttacatctatatttgaaacttattataaatatcctcaatgtacagtgttgtaggtctcagatgaccaacgcacgcctcccaccagtgccgatatacagcaatatcgcactgctactcgtgtgatattgctcatatataaatatatatatatatatatatatatatatatatatatatatatatatatatatatatatatatatatatatatatatatataagaaaaaggCGTTGAAATATATTACGTAGATTTGCCATGTTACTGATGCAAGGTGCTTCTGTCCctgttaacttatttattaatataggattgttataattgttaataattatataacTTATAATTTATACAGGATCTGAAAAACATggttgtattgtttacaattaacaaaataaatacgtAAATGTAATGGGTTTCTTGTGATAAATGAGATTAtatgcacacaaatgcacaatGAGAAGGTTAAATATCTGCGTTGAATAATGAACAAGTCAGAAAAACATACGAGATTTAAGCAGGTTACTTGTGGATGAAAAATGTTATACAAAcaataaagacaacaacaaatTCATGTgaacttttaaaaactaaatatattcttttaaataaagatttattaAACCTGCAATTTCTTTAAAGTTGTTGCGCTTCCAACGTCATGTTGTCACATGATAAAGTAAACATGGCGGATGTGGTACGATCCTATTCATACTCAACCAGATTAGGCTGTTGAGTGCCTACTCTTTTAGTCCTCGTTAAGTAAGTACTTTTTGAAATTGAGTACCTACTCTTGAGTATGCGGTTTCGAACGCAGCCAAACGTGTGACTGCAGCTTCATACATTTTCAGATTGTCCTCGTTATCCTCCAGGACTGGAGGCCGGTGCGGTGCACAGGTGTCATTCATTAGCACCGGTCTATAAATATGCATCAGGAAAGTTTAACCACACAGGTGATGGAGACAGCCCAACAATGGACTATCTTCGTGTTTGTCTTGCCTGTAAGAGGTTTAATTAAGTTGATAATGAATTGATTATCAATGTTTTAGTGTTTGACTGATATGAGAAAATTTCACATTTGACTTAATTTCTCTAACAAGTATAAGGTGGGATTAGCCATGCAACTGGTTTCTCTTCTGAGTTCTTTTCTGTGTTTGTTTTCTAGTGGTGCTTATGAACTGTGGTCTGCTGATGGCCTTTCCATCACCATATGATCGTAAGTGTTCCGGAAATTGCTAGCAAGTTAACATTAATTTGATCTAATGTATTAACTTCTCTTGTTTGTCACAAATGTAGGCTAAAATTTTTATCTATGAGACTTTAAACACCTGctacttatttatttttgcctcattttaatgtgattaactTTAATGGTCTCACTCAAACTGGATTGTCAGAATGTGGcgttttattttttcctcttcCCAGACACTGTAATTACATGTCTGGATTCAGACCTTCATCTCCGTTGTGGTAAGATCTAGTCATGTTATATTAAAGTTGATCAATGTAATACTGCGgttttaaaatgagatttttttttgttcttttaagaTTATGGTGTTATCTTCGTAAAGTCATCAAGATTTGGTTGGCGGAGCACCCGCACTTGTGGGCCTGCAAGGTCTCGTTTTGAAGTAGATCCTGATAGGTGTTATCCAGAAATTTCTCTAGTACCTGAATGGTTGGTTCTTCTGTTATGATTCCAGATTATTGGCTTATTtatgcttagtttttttttttttttttaattttatttttatttggaagTGAGTTGTATTTATTCCTGAACAGGTGTAATGGACGAGCGGAGTGTATGATCAACAAGGAAAGGATTGCAAGACCACATCATTGTTTTCACACTCATTACATCACCACCCATTTTTGTGTCCCAGCAAGTATGGATGGTTTGTCTTTTCCAATGAATTTTCCTTATCTTTGCAAACCTGTAACCTTCCTCTGTTGTTTTCCAGAGACTATTAAGGTTTGTGAACGTGACCGTGAAATCTTAAGATGTGGTGAGCTAGATTTTCAATATTTTGTTATCTCTGTATTAGGaccctaataaaataaaataataaaattaaataataaaataaattaaataaaattaataaggaATGCATTCATTCATCTCCATAGAACATGGTAGGATTAAGATACTTGCTGCAAATTATGGACGTACAGACGATACCACCTGCTTGAGAAGACGACCATACTGGCGGCCCCTGAACACAAACTGCTACTCACCCAACACACTTGATCTTGTGTCAAAAAGGTATGGATTGAGCAAACTACTCACTCCTTTTCAACTGGGTGTTTTCCCCAGTTAAAGCAAGGAAAGTGCAAATCTGCAAAGGTACTTGGGTTTATGTTCCTGTAGCCCTTTAATAgtgtcaaattcagttcctggagggctgtaACTAGGCACAGTTTTGGTCCTGCCCTGCTTTAAAATACtttcctgtaggtttcaaacaagccaaACAGACTCCGATTGATCAGGTTTTTAATAGAGGTTCAAGCTAAACTAcagagctgtggctctccaggatcTGGATTTTAGACCCGTGCCTcaacaaaaccattttaaaaagagCTTTTACTTGTAAATTGGTCTCTGGTAATGTATTGTCACCTTtgaataaggttctatctgtgttctggaTGATTTTGagattaagcttttttttttgctttccatatagcaaactttttttttttttttttttttttccctcccttTAAGTCTTAATGCAAGTAAACTATTAAGTGGTCAAATTTGAGTTAGCGCAAtgtcagaaccttataattctaaggtgactgTAGTGATGTCCAAGGATTGTAACTTGACAAATTAAGTGAACGCTATATCAATGTTAACCTTGCTTCCACCCTCTCACAGATGTGAAGGGAGAAAACACTGCTCAGTGTTTGCCTCCAACGATGTCTTCTCTGATCCCTGTGTCGGCACACGCAAGTACCTCGAGATTACCTACACTTGTCGATGTAAGTAATTGtaaagtgtcttttttttttttttttttttttttttttttttttctcaccctttaatttgctttttttcatttctttgcaGCACATCATCATGACTGATCTTGATAGCGTCTCAACTTCTGTCTGTATCAAGAATGCATGAAGCCACCGTTGTAAAGACTAATCATGTTTGTTACAAATGGCTACAATTTTTATTGTTGTAGGCTAACATGATATGTATTTGCTCTTACTGTGGTTGTTCCTATTGTCCCTGTGTTTTGAGTTTTGCTTCCAATAAATCTTAATTAAATGGTGTTGGTCCTCTTAAAGCCTGTTGACAATTACCTGTTTACCCACAATTCTGAAGTCAATGAATTTGTTTATATACATGTACTGTACCTTTGCACtaacaaattaattgtttcttcataaCATTAATTATCTGCCAAAATATGGGTTTAAGTCcgcaaataattttataaaacacacttttgtattctatagaattgtcaTAACTAATATTCGTGCAAAagatttcttgattttttttggtATATCACTCCAGTTggttacattgttttccagtaatattttaGGATTGatgtctgttatttatttaaaatatttattgtataataattttaatattaatttaaaatttcttttatttattgaaaaataaatataactattTAAGGGGGGTGGGGTATATGGGGTGATTTCCTCCAGGGTGTCATTTAATCTAGTACCACCACTGCACTTCCTCATTGATGTTGACAACATGCACGCACACAACTTCAACATACAGTAATGACATTGTAATATTTACCTTCTTCAAAAGAAGCTGCATTAaataaaatggctcaaaaagatattaataaattatattattagtgtCTGTATATATTATCAGTATAATGATATTAGcgtctgtatacacacacatatatacgttGTGCGTGTATAGTTATGCCTTTtaagtttttctttgttttattaattcattaattttagacatagcatatactgtatgctgtgCAATAAATGTAtgtgataaataaatgaaaagttttatttatatatatatatatatatatatatatatatatatgtgtgtgtgtgtgtatatatatatatatatatgaaaaatgttttaaaactaaatattgatttctatttggtttgcacatgtacttgctgaattatttcaaggaataaaaTGCAATGTTgtaagaataattaattaaatgaattaaaatcacattatttaatttaccagAAACTAAAATTTTACATTAcactaatttaaataattttttgtgtgccaccctaAAGTTTggtgtggcctcttctggccacccctaggAACATTTTTTGGGGGTGCCACTGCCATCATCAACACTCACAGCACTGGCCTATAAATATGAATCAGCAAATGCGACACTCCACTGGTGAAAATAGCAAAACCATGGGTTTTCTTTGTATTGTTGGTGCCTGTAAGTGAGTTTTAATGTGTAGCTCTACAAAAGAGATGAGAAAAGTTCGtttttgaaatacattttaagcaataatgtgaatgtgtgtgagatTAGCAGTGCACCAGTCTCCTTATcagttctgttttgttttctagTAGTACTACTGAACTGTGGCCTGCTGATGTCTAACTAAAATaacatcaaaacatgacctctctggacagaaaattaaaatatggaccaatcgctcacttttcaAAATGTCTAATACCTTGTATAATTTTGCCTCTTTTCGCAGCGCtgtaccatagatatatacactagatatcgcatacggctCCTGAGTAAGCATCAATAGTGCCGCTATTTTTGTTGTTCTCCCAGGACAGAAGTCATTCAGCaagcactagtcaagactaaagccaatgtgaagatgtgggaatttagcgctgtgtacggatGTAGTAACTAGCAAACAAGACAGAACATATTTTGTGCTTTTGTGCTCaagttattgatgataatatagTCGCTTACTGCACTgatcataaggcaaagcagcaccAACTTACTGCCTTATGCTATTTTTGTTGAATAATATCAGCCAAAAATTAATaagacaacaagatgctgcgctgccagaaacttgtattattatcGGCTAACTGAATCGTTCATAACGGCATTCTTTCACAAACTAATCGCTCCCtattaagctgtggtcacaccagagtttgagtttgtgaaattctgtcgtacggctctGCGAAagggggtgggattaaacaagatgattagacatttaaaaagcaagcgattgctacatattttacatttctgtcaagagatgtcatgttttgatcttctattggtctcacgcagtctagTGATGCGTTTTCGCAGGTCACCAAGCTTGAACGTTGCGCTGCaacaacctgcgaaacttgacacaTGACCCTGCGTCTCTGGactgacgcattcgtgtgcgtaagaatggaagtctatgggaggaaaagcccactGTTAACGCATctttagaatgagaagtgaaagcaggagagggggtgttTTTCAGGACATGGatcagatcaaatttaacagggagagtggataatacatttccatgcacacaaacacacactcattgtcAGCAATGCCCATGCGATCACTCATCCatcgatgtaaaaaaaaaaagtcaaattattaaatacataattaataaaaattatatattttaaaatatatttatgaactCACGATCatgaatatatgtatttatgttcaTATATCTCTGGCTGGATAGTCATCTACTGCACCTTGGtcccttatttattttaaaggagCGCTACCGTGTACTAAGacggcggctctattgacgcgttccttccaatagacaacaataacgTAGGCGATCTCTACTTTAATACATATGGCCGTACTACAGATTTCGCTTGCTCAAACTTGAGTGTGACCGTGGCAT contains:
- the zgc:171776 gene encoding uncharacterized protein LOC571939 precursor (The RefSeq protein has 8 substitutions compared to this genomic sequence), whose product is MDFLRVCLALVLMNCGLLMAFPSPYDHTVITCLDSDLRLRCDYGVIFVKSSRFGWRSTRTCGPARSPFEVDPDRCYPEISLVPKWCNGRAECVINKEMIARPHHCFYTHYITTHFCVPAKTIKVCEHDREILRCEHGRIKILAANYGRTDDTTCLRRRPYWRPLNTNCYSPNTLDLVSKRCEGRKHCSVFASNDVFSDPCVGTRKYLEITYTCRSHHHD